One part of the Halostagnicola larsenii XH-48 genome encodes these proteins:
- the ilvA gene encoding threonine ammonia-lyase has product MSTTPVTLEDVEAAGERIADVVHRTPLDRSRTFADMSGATSVGLKLENVQRTGSFKIRGAYNRMAQLSAAERAVGVISSSAGNHAQGVALAGELLDIDTTIVVPDVTPAAKIEATRGYGADVVVEGEIYERSYEYALERADETGETFVHPFDDEAIIAGQGTVGLELREQYPELDTVLVAIGGGGLISGIGTVMKAVDPDIRVVGVQPEGALHAKPSLENDRIRELETVDTVAEGIADTRMLETTFAAAREVVDDVVGVTDTELAVAVTLLAERAKTVAESAGGAPLAAALSDSIDLEGEHVGLVISGGNVNLTEHAELTRTGLGELGRYVEARLAVDGWPTALGDVLETVEDHGAELDVLERARRRGVDQPNRVPVTIGLEGSGPEHLSAVLDTLSELDDVSVLEYPQ; this is encoded by the coding sequence CGTTCACCGGACGCCGCTCGATAGATCCCGAACGTTCGCCGATATGAGCGGTGCCACGTCGGTCGGGCTCAAACTCGAGAACGTCCAGCGTACGGGTTCGTTCAAGATTCGCGGCGCGTACAACAGGATGGCCCAGCTTTCGGCGGCCGAACGCGCCGTAGGAGTTATCTCCTCGAGCGCTGGCAACCACGCGCAGGGAGTAGCACTCGCCGGAGAATTGCTCGATATCGACACCACCATCGTCGTTCCGGACGTGACGCCCGCCGCGAAAATCGAGGCCACGCGAGGCTACGGCGCGGACGTCGTCGTCGAGGGTGAGATCTACGAACGATCCTACGAGTACGCCCTCGAACGGGCCGACGAGACGGGCGAAACGTTCGTCCACCCTTTCGACGACGAGGCGATCATCGCGGGTCAGGGAACGGTCGGTCTCGAGTTGCGAGAGCAGTACCCCGAGCTCGACACGGTCCTCGTCGCAATCGGCGGCGGCGGCCTCATCTCCGGCATCGGAACCGTGATGAAGGCCGTCGATCCGGATATTCGCGTCGTCGGCGTTCAACCCGAGGGGGCGCTTCACGCGAAGCCCTCGCTCGAGAACGATCGAATCCGCGAACTAGAGACCGTCGACACCGTGGCCGAAGGGATCGCAGACACGCGGATGTTAGAGACGACATTCGCGGCCGCTCGAGAAGTGGTCGACGACGTGGTCGGGGTTACCGACACCGAACTGGCCGTCGCCGTGACGCTTCTGGCCGAACGGGCCAAGACCGTCGCCGAGAGCGCCGGTGGCGCACCGCTGGCGGCCGCGCTCTCGGATTCGATCGATCTCGAAGGCGAGCACGTTGGCCTCGTGATCTCCGGCGGCAACGTCAATCTCACTGAACACGCGGAACTGACTCGAACGGGTTTGGGTGAACTCGGCCGGTACGTCGAAGCCAGACTGGCCGTCGACGGCTGGCCGACGGCCCTCGGCGATGTCCTCGAGACGGTCGAAGATCACGGAGCCGAACTCGACGTTCTCGAGCGCGCTCGACGCCGCGGCGTCGATCAGCCCAACCGCGTTCCGGTGACGATCGGACTCGAGGGGAGCGGCCCCGAGCACCTGAGTGCAGTCCTCGATACCCTCTCGGAACTCGACGACGTGTCGGTACTCGAATACCCGCAGTAG
- a CDS encoding type II toxin-antitoxin system VapC family toxin has protein sequence MIYADTDFFIALVKDDDWLQPRAAEIALENEGNIYTSRATLLELLMISNRFEFDRMKALTYALEIASVPENEDVLFQAADYMEQDGLTAFDAYHVAYADEDPLISSDQSFDGVTADRIAIEEPE, from the coding sequence ATGATCTACGCCGACACGGACTTCTTTATCGCACTCGTGAAAGACGACGACTGGCTCCAGCCTCGCGCAGCCGAAATCGCACTCGAAAACGAGGGGAACATCTACACCTCACGAGCGACGTTGCTCGAACTCCTTATGATTTCGAATCGGTTTGAATTCGATCGGATGAAAGCACTCACCTACGCACTCGAGATTGCTTCGGTCCCCGAAAACGAAGACGTGCTGTTCCAGGCGGCGGACTATATGGAGCAGGACGGACTTACCGCATTCGACGCCTACCACGTTGCCTACGCGGACGAGGACCCACTCATTTCGTCCGATCAATCGTTCGACGGTGTGACAGCGGATCGAATCGCGATAGAAGAGCCGGAGTGA
- a CDS encoding AbrB/MazE/SpoVT family DNA-binding domain-containing protein: MSKTAEADDRGRIVIPQKIREKHGDRYRVVELDDRVELIPLTDDPIEGLRNAVGDAFDEKSIEEIKRESREAAREDAVDEVSE, translated from the coding sequence ATGAGCAAAACAGCGGAGGCCGACGATCGTGGACGAATCGTCATCCCGCAAAAGATCCGAGAGAAACACGGTGACCGATATCGTGTCGTCGAACTCGACGACCGGGTCGAACTGATCCCGCTCACCGATGACCCGATCGAAGGGCTCCGAAATGCTGTCGGTGACGCCTTCGACGAAAAATCGATCGAGGAGATAAAACGGGAATCGCGCGAGGCTGCTCGAGAAGACGCCGTCGACGAAGTGAGCGAGTAA
- a CDS encoding aminotransferase class III-fold pyridoxal phosphate-dependent enzyme, with the protein MDRDTAKPDVDVFPGPNAREWVEFHGANAAPSEYSHEFVWDITREADGPFVTDVDGNVLLDFTCHIGAAPLGYNNENILGKLREFDLVEPMKIAGQDMYFGAGPTPDESDVPGSSHLMEKLVEVSSQYGMDTVFLSNSGAEAMENAMKITNDYRAPSKYGVAFSGSFHGRTLGTLSLTKSKEVYTRHYPEISGIETVPFCDDRGCDAESCDCGFFAGGGSQLRSMLAPEGGHIDPDEIAFLALEPIQGVGGYRFPSETFMQEVADVTKTYDIPLVVDEIQSGIGRTGEIWASDHYPIEPDVIASAKALRVGATISRSDVFPAEKNRLGSTFGGGDLLGSMIGAFTLEAIEEYDLLANATRRGRQAKELLRDDAPDAVEDVRGKGLMLAVEFDTADRRNAVVKASLEHGLLTLGCGEKTIRLLPPLDSSEREIELGVGRFLEAIDSVGTSPRAA; encoded by the coding sequence ATGGATAGGGACACTGCCAAACCGGACGTGGATGTCTTCCCTGGCCCCAATGCTCGCGAGTGGGTCGAGTTCCACGGGGCCAACGCGGCACCGAGTGAGTACTCACACGAGTTCGTCTGGGACATCACCCGCGAAGCCGACGGCCCGTTCGTCACGGATGTCGACGGCAACGTTCTTCTGGATTTTACGTGTCACATCGGCGCTGCACCGCTCGGATACAACAACGAGAATATTCTCGGGAAGCTTCGGGAGTTCGACCTCGTCGAACCGATGAAGATCGCCGGCCAGGACATGTACTTCGGTGCGGGGCCGACCCCCGACGAATCGGACGTTCCCGGCTCGAGTCACCTGATGGAGAAACTCGTCGAGGTCTCGAGTCAATATGGAATGGACACAGTCTTCCTCTCGAATTCGGGCGCGGAGGCCATGGAGAACGCGATGAAGATCACGAACGACTACCGCGCGCCGTCGAAGTACGGCGTCGCGTTTTCGGGGAGCTTCCACGGCCGCACGCTCGGAACGTTATCGCTGACGAAATCAAAGGAGGTCTACACGCGTCACTACCCCGAAATCAGCGGGATCGAGACGGTGCCGTTCTGCGACGATCGGGGCTGTGACGCCGAGAGCTGCGACTGCGGGTTCTTCGCGGGCGGCGGATCGCAGCTCCGATCGATGCTCGCGCCCGAAGGCGGCCACATCGATCCCGACGAAATCGCCTTTCTTGCGCTCGAGCCGATTCAGGGCGTCGGCGGCTACCGCTTCCCGAGCGAGACGTTCATGCAGGAGGTCGCGGACGTGACCAAGACCTACGACATCCCCCTCGTCGTCGACGAGATCCAGTCCGGAATCGGACGCACGGGCGAGATCTGGGCGTCGGATCACTATCCCATCGAACCCGACGTCATCGCCAGCGCCAAAGCGCTCCGGGTCGGCGCGACCATCTCGCGGTCGGACGTGTTCCCCGCCGAAAAGAATCGACTCGGCTCGACGTTCGGCGGCGGCGACCTTCTCGGTTCGATGATCGGCGCGTTTACCCTCGAGGCCATCGAGGAGTACGACCTGCTCGCGAACGCCACCCGCCGCGGCAGGCAGGCGAAAGAACTGCTCCGCGACGACGCGCCGGACGCCGTCGAGGACGTACGCGGTAAAGGGTTGATGCTCGCCGTCGAATTCGACACGGCCGACCGGCGGAACGCGGTCGTGAAGGCGAGCCTCGAGCACGGTTTGTTGACCCTCGGTTGTGGCGAGAAGACGATCCGGCTCCTCCCGCCGCTTGACTCGAGCGAGCGAGAGATCGAACTCGGCGTCGGGCGCTTTCTCGAGGCGATCGATTCCGTCGGAACGAGCCCGAGAGCGGCCTGA
- a CDS encoding BCCT family transporter, which yields MSSDEKGAVGTFLEEIDLVVFTFGALLTVGVIAAFFIDQTAVTDTINLVYGLVVEYLNWALLVIVFLIVLFLLFLIVGPWGKIKMGDEDPEYSFLSFFAMLYSAGFAAGVVFWGPTEALFYYDNPSPLFGVEGGTSEAVPIAVQQTLFHWALPQLAVFTIMGLAIAYFAYNYESVPLRVSSALTPILGKENLDGPAAKVVDILAVFATIGGVATSLGFIGSQFIAGLNYQWGINLGDVGILLVVTTMTLLFTISMVLGVDRGIRRLSNFNMILFVALMLATFILGPTLFLLLLGSQAIGGMIADFTSMSLYTGAGTDGGTQWMNDWTVFYWAWALSWSPFAGLFIARISKGRTVREVAFTGIGATSAATIPWFTFVGGTALRYHHNGTANFSSVIEPPIAPEISGFILFDAFPLGTVFMIAFMILVTTFFITSADSSTLAVSMMTTGGKASPSTINRVFWGVVLGMTAAILMIIGGEGGTTALQNAVIITGAPFAFVCFLAMLSLIKDFASSHGRVLLQDETVLIGSGRKPDTESPSGPGGAVESDDD from the coding sequence GTGAGCAGCGACGAAAAGGGGGCCGTCGGCACGTTCCTCGAGGAGATCGACCTGGTTGTGTTCACGTTCGGGGCGCTGTTGACCGTCGGCGTGATCGCGGCGTTTTTCATTGATCAGACTGCAGTCACGGATACGATCAATCTCGTCTACGGCCTAGTAGTCGAGTACCTGAACTGGGCGCTGTTGGTGATCGTGTTCCTGATCGTTCTCTTTCTCCTGTTCTTGATCGTCGGGCCGTGGGGCAAGATCAAGATGGGAGACGAGGATCCGGAGTATAGTTTTCTGTCGTTTTTCGCAATGTTGTACTCCGCCGGGTTCGCAGCGGGCGTCGTGTTCTGGGGACCTACCGAGGCGTTGTTTTACTACGACAATCCATCACCGTTGTTCGGCGTCGAGGGTGGCACGAGCGAGGCGGTACCTATCGCGGTCCAGCAGACGCTGTTCCACTGGGCGCTGCCCCAACTGGCCGTGTTCACGATCATGGGACTCGCGATCGCCTACTTCGCGTACAACTACGAGAGTGTCCCGCTTCGGGTCTCCTCGGCGCTGACGCCGATTCTCGGCAAGGAGAACCTCGACGGACCGGCCGCGAAGGTGGTCGACATTCTCGCCGTGTTCGCGACGATCGGCGGCGTGGCGACGTCGCTCGGCTTCATCGGGAGCCAGTTCATCGCCGGTCTCAACTACCAGTGGGGGATTAACCTCGGGGACGTCGGCATCCTCCTCGTCGTGACGACGATGACGCTGCTGTTTACCATCTCGATGGTCCTCGGCGTCGATCGGGGGATCCGCCGGCTCTCGAACTTCAACATGATACTGTTCGTCGCACTCATGCTGGCGACGTTCATCCTCGGTCCGACGCTGTTCTTGCTCCTGCTCGGTTCGCAGGCGATCGGCGGAATGATCGCCGACTTCACGTCCATGAGCCTCTACACGGGAGCCGGCACCGATGGCGGCACGCAGTGGATGAACGACTGGACGGTCTTCTACTGGGCGTGGGCGCTCTCGTGGTCGCCGTTCGCCGGCCTGTTCATCGCCCGCATTTCCAAGGGTCGAACGGTCCGCGAAGTCGCCTTCACCGGAATCGGCGCGACCTCGGCCGCGACCATCCCGTGGTTCACCTTCGTCGGCGGTACCGCGCTGCGATACCACCACAACGGAACGGCCAACTTCTCGAGTGTAATCGAACCTCCTATTGCCCCGGAGATTTCGGGCTTCATCCTCTTCGACGCCTTCCCGCTCGGAACGGTGTTCATGATCGCCTTCATGATTCTCGTGACGACGTTCTTCATCACGTCGGCAGACTCCTCGACGCTCGCCGTCTCGATGATGACGACCGGCGGGAAAGCGAGCCCCTCGACCATCAATCGGGTCTTCTGGGGGGTCGTCCTCGGTATGACCGCGGCGATCCTCATGATCATCGGCGGCGAGGGCGGAACGACTGCGCTCCAGAACGCGGTCATCATCACCGGCGCCCCGTTCGCGTTCGTCTGTTTCCTCGCGATGCTCTCGCTGATCAAGGACTTCGCCTCGAGCCACGGTCGGGTGTTGCTGCAGGACGAAACCGTCCTCATCGGCTCGGGCAGAAAGCCGGATACGGAATCGCCGTCCGGTCCCGGCGGCGCCGTCGAATCGGACGACGACTGA
- a CDS encoding amidohydrolase, protein MVHEGRTTLIGLRRSFHRYPEPGWCEFRTTAGIVAELERIGVDEIAVGQEALASDARMAVPDGETIRPWLERARVAGVREDILERTKDGHTGVVAVIEQEPDTPEGSVEQLGEEYDRDESADGTDFVSEQDSERRPGPCVGLRVDMDALSLRESDEASHRPAAEGFRSEHDGYMHACGHDAHIAMGLGTLEAVKESDFTGTFKVFFQPAEEISGGGRAMARGGYLDDVEYLLAVHVGLDNPTGTVVAGMEKPLAMSHLTVTFEGASAHAGTAPNAGANAMQAVASAVQNAYAIPRHSDGMTRINFGRIEGGTASNVIAEEITLEGEIRGETTALMEYTRTELERVLYAAAEMHDCDVTPRVISESPSVDSDPALRDLVSEVARGVDGVDSVVPTDEFGASEDATYLMERVSENGGLASYVLVGTDSPTNHQTPTFDIDEDSLEIGVSVLSEAVLACSERYGDRT, encoded by the coding sequence ATGGTTCACGAAGGGCGGACAACCCTGATCGGGCTCCGACGGTCGTTTCATCGCTACCCGGAGCCGGGCTGGTGTGAGTTCCGGACGACCGCTGGGATCGTCGCGGAACTCGAGCGAATCGGGGTGGACGAGATCGCCGTCGGTCAAGAGGCGCTCGCCTCGGACGCCCGGATGGCCGTTCCCGACGGGGAAACCATCCGCCCTTGGCTCGAGCGAGCGCGTGTAGCGGGGGTTCGGGAGGATATCCTCGAGCGGACGAAAGACGGCCATACGGGCGTGGTCGCAGTTATCGAGCAAGAGCCCGACACGCCGGAGGGCAGCGTCGAGCAACTGGGCGAGGAGTACGACCGCGACGAGAGCGCCGACGGTACAGACTTCGTGAGCGAGCAGGACAGCGAACGGCGACCGGGGCCGTGTGTCGGATTGCGAGTCGATATGGACGCCCTCTCGTTACGGGAGTCGGACGAAGCCAGTCACAGACCGGCTGCGGAGGGGTTTCGATCGGAACACGACGGCTACATGCACGCCTGCGGTCACGACGCACACATCGCGATGGGACTCGGGACCCTCGAGGCGGTGAAAGAAAGCGACTTTACGGGCACGTTCAAGGTCTTCTTCCAACCCGCGGAGGAGATTTCCGGCGGCGGCCGGGCGATGGCTCGAGGCGGGTACCTCGACGACGTGGAGTATCTGCTCGCCGTCCACGTCGGCCTCGACAACCCGACCGGCACGGTCGTTGCCGGAATGGAAAAGCCACTGGCGATGTCGCACCTGACCGTGACCTTCGAGGGGGCGAGCGCCCACGCGGGTACGGCCCCGAACGCGGGGGCGAATGCGATGCAGGCCGTCGCGAGCGCCGTCCAGAACGCCTACGCGATTCCGCGCCACAGCGACGGGATGACGCGGATCAACTTCGGTCGCATCGAAGGCGGCACCGCGAGCAACGTCATCGCCGAAGAGATCACCCTTGAGGGCGAGATTCGCGGCGAAACGACGGCGCTGATGGAGTACACGAGAACCGAACTCGAGCGAGTGCTGTACGCCGCCGCGGAGATGCACGACTGCGACGTGACGCCGCGAGTCATCAGCGAGTCGCCGAGCGTCGACAGCGATCCGGCGCTTCGAGACCTCGTCAGCGAGGTCGCGAGGGGCGTCGACGGCGTCGATTCGGTCGTGCCGACCGACGAGTTCGGCGCGAGCGAGGACGCAACCTACCTGATGGAACGGGTCAGCGAAAACGGCGGGCTCGCCTCCTACGTCCTCGTCGGGACGGACTCGCCCACGAACCACCAGACGCCCACGTTCGACATCGACGAGGATAGCCTCGAGATCGGCGTCTCAGTGCTGTCCGAGGCGGTACTGGCATGTTCGGAACGGTACGGCGATCGCACGTAG
- a CDS encoding Rid family detoxifying hydrolase — MADTEPVETDEAPNNDNPYSQGVRDGDTLYVSGYGPVDPKTDEVVDGDVGTQTGQVLDNIAAVVDEAGGNGLEDLVKVTVYLTDLEDYERVNDAYGARFGDTPPARVCVEVSRLPEDVRVELDAIASLG; from the coding sequence ATGGCGGATACCGAACCCGTCGAGACCGACGAGGCCCCGAACAACGACAATCCGTACTCTCAGGGCGTTCGCGACGGCGACACGCTCTACGTCTCCGGCTACGGGCCGGTCGATCCGAAGACGGACGAAGTCGTCGACGGGGATGTCGGCACACAGACGGGTCAGGTCCTCGATAACATCGCCGCCGTCGTCGACGAGGCCGGCGGCAACGGCCTCGAGGATCTCGTCAAGGTGACCGTCTATCTCACCGATCTCGAAGATTACGAACGAGTCAACGACGCGTACGGTGCTCGGTTCGGCGACACGCCGCCGGCTCGAGTCTGCGTCGAAGTCTCCCGGCTTCCCGAGGACGTACGCGTCGAACTGGACGCGATCGCGTCGCTCGGCTAG
- a CDS encoding aspartate aminotransferase family protein has product MTVGPPIEDLHFEDAPNVGSVPGPETRRLLEKQRKIDSSAVAYPDDIPIAFEEGRGATVRDADGNTYIDLFAGIGVLNVGHSNPYVLEAVHEQADKFVHTVDFPTEARLELIEKLDEIAPAGLRGNNRVVFGGPTGSDAIEASIKLAKYNTGGDGLIAFRGAYHGATTGAMSLTSNTSFKEHYTPLLSDVVHAPYPDPFRQETNSQEAVDHALEEVQAIVEDPYGGLANPAGIVVEPIQGEGGIVTPPEGFLQGLRDIADDNDIVLVFDEIQSGLGRTGEWWACDWEGVTPDAMTSAKALGGAGFPLSATIYHEDLDTWGPGDHAGTYRGHVVGMRAGTRAIEYIQERDLLAHARELGEYVRDRLREAADGTDRLADIRGRGLFIGAEFVDESGDPDGDAVDAIQQYCFERGVLVWTAGRHGNVLRFLPPLVLTHELAETALDIVVDAIEHATGAE; this is encoded by the coding sequence ATGACGGTTGGACCGCCGATCGAAGACCTTCACTTCGAAGATGCACCGAACGTCGGCTCCGTTCCCGGGCCAGAGACCAGGCGACTGCTCGAAAAGCAACGGAAAATAGACAGCAGCGCCGTCGCCTATCCCGACGACATTCCGATTGCGTTCGAGGAGGGACGGGGTGCGACGGTTCGAGACGCAGACGGGAACACGTACATCGATTTATTCGCCGGAATCGGCGTTCTCAACGTCGGCCACTCGAATCCGTACGTCCTCGAGGCCGTCCACGAGCAGGCCGACAAGTTCGTCCACACGGTCGATTTCCCGACGGAGGCACGCCTCGAGCTGATCGAAAAACTCGACGAAATCGCGCCAGCAGGATTGCGGGGGAACAATCGGGTCGTCTTCGGCGGCCCGACCGGCAGTGACGCCATCGAGGCCTCGATCAAGCTCGCGAAGTACAACACGGGCGGCGACGGACTCATCGCCTTCCGCGGTGCCTACCACGGCGCGACGACGGGAGCGATGAGCCTCACTTCGAATACGAGTTTCAAAGAACACTACACGCCGTTGCTCTCCGACGTCGTCCACGCGCCGTATCCGGACCCGTTCCGACAGGAAACGAACTCGCAGGAGGCCGTTGACCACGCCCTAGAAGAGGTGCAAGCGATCGTCGAAGATCCGTACGGCGGGCTGGCCAACCCGGCCGGAATCGTCGTCGAACCGATCCAGGGCGAGGGCGGTATCGTGACACCGCCAGAGGGGTTCCTCCAGGGATTGCGCGACATCGCGGACGACAACGATATCGTCCTCGTCTTCGACGAGATTCAGAGCGGACTCGGTCGAACCGGGGAGTGGTGGGCCTGCGACTGGGAGGGCGTCACGCCGGACGCGATGACCTCTGCGAAGGCCCTGGGCGGGGCCGGCTTTCCGCTTTCGGCGACGATCTACCACGAAGACCTCGACACGTGGGGTCCGGGCGACCACGCGGGCACCTACCGCGGCCACGTCGTCGGTATGCGGGCCGGAACGCGAGCGATCGAGTACATTCAGGAACGCGACCTGCTCGCACACGCCCGCGAACTCGGCGAATACGTTCGGGACCGACTCCGCGAGGCCGCCGACGGTACCGATCGTCTCGCGGATATCCGCGGTCGCGGCCTGTTCATCGGCGCGGAGTTCGTCGACGAGTCGGGCGACCCTGACGGCGACGCGGTCGACGCGATCCAGCAGTACTGTTTCGAACGCGGCGTCCTCGTCTGGACGGCCGGTCGACACGGCAACGTGCTTCGATTTCTCCCGCCGCTCGTGCTCACCCACGAACTGGCCGAAACGGCGCTCGACATCGTCGTGGACGCTATCGAGCACGCGACCGGAGCGGAGTGA
- the arcD gene encoding arginine/ornithine antiporter ArcD: MTLEFTPTTVDELDPDRRPSVRLALVPVLAVVVFLGIGSAVLGLDPHVPLLWSIVFVGAFGQYLGYSWPELYDGIANALLMGLQALLIIFTIYALIATWVDAGTIPAMMYYGLELLSPTVFLPVAAVLAAVVAFSIGSSWTTVGTLGVAFVGIGAGLGVPGPMTVGAVISGAYAGDKQSPLSDTTNLAAGVTNTPLYDHIYRMRTGTLIAFGIAIIGFAILGLQSSGAVPAGQVETIQTALTGTYDVSPLVFLPLVSTFALALRGYPALPTLVLGVFVGVGTSILFQGSGFVPAWEVFLTGTAPATGSDLVDELLQTGGLTGSAWTIAVVVAALVLGGLLEKTGVLAVLAHRLSQGVRSSGALIAGTGISAILINALTAQQYMSIVLPGMTLRNLYDKFGLESDQLSRAVEAAGTPTGALIPWHAGGVFMASATGVPTLEYAPYYLFGLLSPLVLFMMALSGVGVPSTRRTESIQTAD; this comes from the coding sequence ATGACACTCGAGTTCACGCCGACGACCGTCGACGAACTGGATCCGGACCGGCGTCCGTCGGTTCGCCTCGCACTCGTTCCGGTTCTCGCCGTCGTCGTCTTTCTCGGGATCGGATCCGCGGTTCTCGGCCTCGATCCGCACGTTCCGCTCCTCTGGAGTATCGTCTTCGTCGGCGCGTTCGGACAGTACCTCGGCTATTCGTGGCCCGAGCTCTACGACGGTATCGCGAACGCTCTGCTGATGGGACTGCAGGCGCTGCTCATAATCTTCACCATCTACGCGCTCATCGCGACGTGGGTCGACGCGGGCACCATTCCGGCGATGATGTACTACGGGCTCGAGTTACTGTCTCCGACGGTGTTCCTCCCCGTAGCGGCCGTTCTCGCTGCCGTCGTCGCGTTTTCGATCGGCTCGTCGTGGACGACGGTCGGGACGCTCGGCGTCGCGTTCGTCGGTATCGGCGCGGGTCTCGGCGTTCCCGGTCCCATGACCGTCGGCGCGGTGATCTCGGGCGCATACGCCGGTGACAAACAATCGCCGCTCTCGGACACGACGAACCTCGCTGCCGGCGTGACGAACACACCCTTGTACGACCACATCTATCGCATGCGGACGGGAACCCTCATCGCGTTCGGGATCGCAATTATCGGGTTCGCGATCCTCGGTCTCCAGTCCAGCGGAGCCGTCCCGGCCGGTCAGGTCGAGACGATTCAGACCGCGCTCACCGGAACGTACGACGTTTCGCCGCTCGTGTTTCTTCCCCTCGTGAGTACCTTCGCCCTCGCCCTTCGAGGGTATCCAGCGCTTCCGACGCTCGTCCTCGGCGTCTTCGTCGGCGTCGGTACGTCCATACTGTTCCAGGGCAGCGGATTCGTCCCCGCGTGGGAAGTGTTCCTCACCGGGACGGCACCCGCGACCGGATCGGACCTCGTCGACGAACTCCTCCAGACCGGCGGTCTCACCGGATCTGCGTGGACGATCGCGGTCGTCGTCGCGGCGCTCGTCCTCGGCGGACTCCTCGAGAAGACCGGCGTCCTCGCGGTGCTTGCTCACCGACTCTCGCAGGGAGTGCGGAGTTCGGGAGCCCTGATCGCCGGGACCGGCATTTCCGCGATCCTCATCAACGCGCTCACCGCACAGCAGTACATGAGCATCGTGCTACCGGGAATGACGCTCCGAAACCTCTACGACAAGTTCGGACTCGAGAGCGATCAACTCTCGCGGGCCGTCGAGGCGGCGGGGACCCCCACCGGCGCGCTCATCCCGTGGCACGCGGGCGGGGTCTTCATGGCCAGCGCGACGGGCGTCCCGACGCTCGAGTACGCCCCCTACTACCTGTTCGGCCTGCTCTCCCCGCTGGTTCTGTTCATGATGGCCCTGTCCGGCGTCGGCGTTCCGTCGACCCGGCGGACTGAGAGCATCCAGACGGCGGATTGA
- a CDS encoding Zn-ribbon domain-containing OB-fold protein, producing the protein MTEIKNPMAGSDGIDRAFECESCSNRWYYTRARCTDCGSTAFETYPLETGRVMATTTVHATPPGVRAPNRLALVQFDGGIRLIAQVRGPPVSSGDSVEFGDIVTLRAGDSASAGPSLQLE; encoded by the coding sequence ATGACTGAAATCAAAAACCCGATGGCAGGAAGCGACGGCATCGATCGAGCGTTCGAATGTGAATCGTGCTCGAACCGCTGGTATTACACCCGCGCTCGCTGTACGGACTGCGGATCGACAGCGTTCGAGACGTACCCGCTCGAGACGGGGCGGGTGATGGCGACGACGACGGTTCACGCCACGCCGCCGGGCGTGCGAGCGCCGAACCGGCTCGCGTTGGTCCAGTTCGACGGCGGAATTCGCCTCATCGCACAGGTGCGTGGACCCCCAGTCTCGAGCGGGGATTCGGTCGAATTCGGAGACATCGTCACGCTTCGAGCCGGCGATTCGGCAAGTGCCGGTCCGAGTCTGCAGCTTGAGTAG